Proteins encoded by one window of Arachis ipaensis cultivar K30076 chromosome B04, Araip1.1, whole genome shotgun sequence:
- the LOC107635359 gene encoding pentatricopeptide repeat-containing protein At3g29230: MQRNGVFSDSFTYTCLLKSFDGYSCFRMVQMIHAHVVKFGFFGSDIFVPNSLIDSYCKCGGAGMNAAIWLFLEMEERDVVTWNSLIGGLVRGGEFEKACKVFDEMSERDVVSWNIMLDGYAKAGEMGKAFEMFEGMPERNVVSWASMVWGYCRAGDMNMARMLFDKCPGKNLVIWTTMISGYAEKGLVNEATKLYDKMEGVGMRIDDGFLISILAACAESGMAALGKRIHASVERRRFRCSTKVLNAFIDMYAKCGCVDVALGVFSRIEKKDLVSWNSMIQGLGIHGRGEKALELFTRMVHEGFEPDKYTFIGLLCACTHAGLVNEGRNYFYSMEKVHGIVPQVEHYGCMIDLLGRGGHLEEAFQLVRSMPMEPNEIVLGTLLGACRMHNDVDLAKAVCEHLFELAPLDPGNFNLLSNIYAQAGDWVNVASVRWQMKNTGSQKPSGASSIEVEEEVHEFTAFDQSHPKSDDIYRMIDRLIKDIRQVGYVPKAYVSRSDAYSFNF, from the coding sequence ATGCAGAGGAACGGTGTTTTTTCAGATAGCTTCACCTACACGTGTCTGTTGAAATCTTTTGACGGTTATAGCTGTTTTCGGATGGTGCAGATGATCCATGCACATGTGGTGAAGTTTGGGTTTTTCGGGAGTGATATATTTGTGCCGAACTCATTGATAGATTCGTATTGTAAATGTGGGGGTGCTGGAATGAATGCGGCAATTTGGTTGTTTTTGGAGATGGAGGAACGGGATGTGGTGACTTGGAACTCTCTAATTGGTGGGTTGGTGAGAGGTGGTGAGTTTGAGAAAGCCTgcaaggtgtttgatgaaatgtctgaGAGGGATGTGGTTAGTTGGAACATCATGTTGGATGGGTATGCTAAGGCTGGGGAGATGGGGAAGGCGTTTGAGATGTTTGAGGGAATGCCCGAGAGGAATGTTGTGTCATGGGCGTCGATGGTTTGGGGTTATTGTAGAGCCGGGGATATGAATATGGCGAGGATGTTGTTCGATAAGTGTCCTGGGAAGAACTTGGTGATTTGGACCACTATGATATCTGGGTATGCTGAGAAGGGGCTTGTTAATGAGGCAACAAAGTTGTATGATAAGATGGAGGGAGTTGGGATGAGGATTGATGATGGGTTTCTGATAAGTATTTTGGCTGCATGTGCCGAGTCTGGAATGGCTGCATTGGGGAAAAGAATTCACGCTTCTGTTGAGAGGCGGAGGTTTAGGTGTAGCACTAAGGTGTTGAACGCATTCATCGATATGTATGCGAAGTGTGGTTGTGTGGATGTTGCCCTTGGTGTCTTTAGTAGGATTGAAAAGAAAGATTTGGTGTCTTGGAATTCCATGATTCAAGGGTTAGGCATACATGGACGTGGTGAGAAAGCACTTGAGCTTTTCACGAGGATGGTACATGAGGGTTTTGAACCGGACAAATATACATTCATTGGTCTTTTATGTGCTTGCACCCATGCAGGCCTTGTCAATGAAGGGCGTAATTACTTCTATTCAATGGAGAAAGTGCATGGGATTGTTCCTCAAGTTGAGCACTATGGTTGTATGATTGATCTTCTTGGTCGAGGGGGACACCTGGAGGAAGCTTTTCAGCTTGTGCGCAGCATGCCTATGGAGCCAAATGAAATAGTCTTGGGAACTCTTTTGGGGGCTTGTCGAATGCATAATGATGTAGATCTTGCAAAAGCTGTGTGCGAACACTTGTTTGAGTTGGCACCCCTGGATCCTGGAAATTTCAACCTTTTGTCAAACATTTATGCTCAAGCAGGGGATTGGGTGAATGTTGCTAGTGTAAGGTGGCAAATGAAGAACACAGGAAGCCAAAAGCCTTCTGGAGCTAGTTCCATTGAGGTAGAAGAGGAAGTGCATGAATTTACAGCATTTGATCAGTCACACCCTAAATCAGATGATATATATAGAATGATTGACAGATTGATAAAGGACATTAGGCAGGTTGGATATGTTCCAAAGGCTTACGTCAGCCGAAGTGATGCTtatagttttaacttttaa
- the LOC110262358 gene encoding uncharacterized protein LOC110262358, whose protein sequence is MEASLLANNSFTKSTEQLIPTIRAGSLAFSKRFSQQLRCKKVRVPYHISCCHSSSSPLDDDKPTLSGDWRAFRAKLVLGGLQLLRADEASSMADPDTVVDQPPLITIGDKWAHKIHEPEKGCLLIATEKLDGVHIFERTVILLLSTGPLGPSGIIVNRPSLMSIKETRSTALDVEGTFSNSPLFFGGPLEEGLFLSVGCAAEMVKRNVVGLGDFRFFDGYCGWDKEQLKDEIRAGYWTVAACSPSVVGLANVGSIGLWNEVLGLMGKRKVK, encoded by the exons atggaagctagtTTGCTCGCCAACAATTCCTTCACCAAATCCACAGAACAACTGATTCCCACAATCAGAGCCGGATCTTTAGCATTCTCCAAGAGATTTTCTCAACAACTCCGGTGCAAAAAAGTTAGAGTTCCTTATCATATATCAT GCTGCcactcatcatcatcaccattagATGATGACAAACCTACACTGAGTGGTGACTGGAGGGCCTTCAGGGCAAAGCTTGTGCTTGGAGGACTGCAATTGCTAAGGGCTGATGAAGCCTCTTCAATGGCTGATCCAGACACTGTTGTGGATCAGCCTCCACTAATAACCATTGGTGATAAATGGGCCCACAAAATCCATGAGCCTGAAAAAGGTTGCTTACTCATTGCCACTGAAAAGCTTGATGGGGTCCACATATTTGAACGGACGGTGATCCTTCTTTTGTCAACTGGGCCATTAGGCCCATCAGGGATCATAGTCAACAGACCATCATTGATGTCCATCAAGGAGACAAGATCAACAGCTCTGGATGTGGAGGGCACATTCTCTAATAGTCCATTGTTCTTTGGAGGGCCCTTGGAGGAAGGGTTGTTTTTG AGTGTGGGTTGTGCTGCTGAAATGGTGAAGAGGAATGTTGTTGGGCTTGGAGATTTTAGGTTTTTTGATGGGTATTGTGGTTGGGATAAGGAGCAATTGAAGGATGAGATTAGGGCTGGGTATTGGACTGTGGCTGCATGCAGCCCAAGTGTGGTTGGGTTGGCGAATGTTGGAAGTATTGGGCTTTGGAATGAGGTCCTTGGACTTATGGGTAAAAGGAAGGTCAAATGA
- the LOC107635361 gene encoding probable mitochondrial saccharopine dehydrogenase-like oxidoreductase At5g39410 — protein sequence MNKPRYDAVILGVSGFTGKYVVREALKFLNVPSSPLKSIALAGRNPSKLSQALQWAIGPSKGPPPDIPILTADTSDPSSLAAICSQTSILLNCVGPFRLHGDPVVAACRPAGCDYLDISGEPEFMERMEAKYHDRAAESGALVVSACGFDSVPAELGLMFNSRQWVAPAVVNSVEAYVSLESEKRIVGNFATYESAVLGVANAKQLQQLRRSRPRRARPAIAGPPPSKGSTIEHQKKVGLWAVKLPSADAIVVRRTLSTLTENPGGLQGMNESADAVAKREAFWSCVKPAHFGVKIGSKSLLGILRIIMVGIFIGLLGNTGFGRWLLLTFPSVFSLGWFRKKGPSEEEVESASFKMWFVGKGFSNESNASQGNRKPDMEVITRVSGPEIGYVTTPIILVQCALIVLSQRNNLPKGGVYPPGIVFGPTDLQEKLEKNGMSFDVISKSSMSS from the exons ATGAATAAACCTCGATACGACGCCGTAATCCTAGGCGTCTCAGGATTTACAGGCAAATACGTAGTCCGTGAAGCCCTCAAGTTCCTCAACGTCCCATCCTCCCCACTCAAATCCATCGCACTTGCGGGCCGAAACCCATCTAAACTCTCCCAGGCCCTCCAATGGGCCATCGGGCCCAGCAAAGGCCCACCTCCCGATATCCCCATCCTAACCGCCGACACCTCCGACCCCTCCTCCCTCGCCGCAATCTGCTCCCAAACCTCCATCCTCCTCAACTGCGTCGGCCCCTTCCGCCTCCACGGCGACCCCGTCGTCGCTGCCTGCCGCCCCGCTGGATGTGACTACTTGGACATCTCCGGCGAGCCGGAGTTCATGGAGCGGATGGAGGCGAAGTACCACGACAGGGCTGCAGAATCGGGGGCGCTGGTGGTGTCGGCGTGCGGGTTCGATTCGGTGCCGGCGGAGCTAGGGTTGATGTTCAATTCGAGGCAGTGGGTGGCGCCGGCGGTGGTGAACAGCGTGGAGGCGTACGTGAGCTTGGAATCGGAGAAGAGGATCGTCGGGAACTTCGCCACGTACGAGTCGGCGGTTCTCGGTGTTGCGAACGCGAAGCAGTTGCAGCAGCTGAGGAGGTCAAGGCCAAGAAGAGCTAGGCCTGCG ATTGCTGGCCCTCCTCCTTCCAAAGGATCAACTATAGAACACCAGAAGAAAGTTGGCCTTTGGGCAGTAAAGCTACCTTCAGCAGATGCAATAGTTGTCCGAAGAACTCTGTCCACTCTAACAGAAAACCCCGGTGGTCTCCAGGGCATGAACGAGAGCGCCGATGCAGTCGCAAAAAGGGAAGCCTTCTGGTCATGCGTGAAGCCAGCTCACTTTGGTGTGAAGATAGGCTCAAAATCTCTATTGGGCATACTCCGGATCATCATGGTGGGCATATTCATTGGCCTCTTAGGTAACACTGGTTTCGGAAGGTGGCTTCTCTTGACGTTTCCCTCGGTCTTCTCTCTCGGTTGGTTCCGCAAGAAGGGTCCCTCAGAAGAGGAGGTGGAAAGTGCATCATTCAAGATGTGGTTTGTTGGAAAAGGTTTCAGCAATGAGAGTAATGCTTCACAGGGAAACAGAAAACCAGACATGGAGGTAATAACAAGAGTATCTGGACCTGAGATTGGGTACGTAACCACACCAATAATTCTTGTTCAGTGTGCTCTCATAGTTCTCAGCCAAAGGAACAACCTACCAAAAGGAGGAGTTTATCCTCCAGGGATTGTGTTTGGTCCAACTGATCTTCAAGAAAAACTTGAGAAAAATGGAATGTCTTTTGATGTCATCTCAAAAAGCAGCATGTCTTCGTGA